The DNA segment GGAACCATCGGGCGACAGGCGCCGCTGCAGCACATAGCCGACGACGGATGCGACGATCAGAACGCCGAGGATACCGAGGATAAGGTGGATGAGATCGGAGCTTGCTGCGCTCATTCACCACTCCCCATTTGTTTGGGCGAGAGGGCCAGTAGCGCCGCTTGCGCACGCGCCAGAAAATCCGCCTTCTCTTCGTCTGCGCCGATGCGCAGCGCCTCGCCAAAGGTCACGGTGCAGATCAACGGAATGGGCACGAACTCGCCCTTGGGCATGACACGATTGAGATTGTTGATCCAGACGGGAACGAGATCGATATCGGGGCGCATCCTCGCCAGATGAAATAGCCCACTCTTGAAGGGTTGCAGCGGTGCGTCCGTCAGGTTTCGCGTGCCCTCGGGAAACAGGATCAGCGAAGAGCCCGCGTCGATAGCGGCAGCCATCTGCTCGATCGGATCTTCCGTCCGCGCCTCGCGGTCCCGTTCGATCAGCACGGCATTGAAGACGTCGCGGCCAATGAAGCTGTTCAGCTTCGATTTCAGCCAGTAATCGGCGCCGGCGACTGGGCGTGTTCGCCGCCTGAGCCGCGGCGGCAGCACCGCCCAGATGAGGATGAAATCGCCATGGCTGGAGTGATTGGCGAAATAGACGCAGCGGCCTGTGGGCACGCCACTTTCCGACCAGATCGCCCGCACGGCAGTAATAGCGCGCGCAAATAGCACGATCGCTACCGCGGCCGGTTTCGCAAGCCAGGCCGTCGCCGGCCTACCCGTGATATTTTCGAAAATATTCCGTTGTGACGCCCCCATGACTAAGAGATAGGCGCGTTCCACGGGTGCCGATAGTCTCTTGCGCAAACTTATCCACAACCCGTTTGCAATCATGAAAAACCCGGTGCAACTCACGTTGCGCCGGGCCTTCGTGTCGCTCTTGGGAGGAGCTTGACTTAGTCGACGTTGAACACCAACGGCTTTGCCTGACGGATCGCCTGATGGGCGGCCAGCTTGGCCAGAACCTCATCGTTGATCGCGCCGTCGACATAAAGCAGCGCGATGGCATCGCCGCCCTGCTTGTCGCGGCCGAGCTGGAAGTTGGCGATGTTGACATTGGCCGCGCCGAGCGTCGTGCCGATGAAGCCGATCATGCCGGGAACGTCGGTGTTGGCGATATAGATCATGTGGTTGCCTACATCGGCGTCGAGATTGATGCCCTTGATCTGGATGAAGCGCGGCTTGCCGTCGGAGAAGACGGTGCCGGCGATCGAGCGCGTCATGCTGTCGGTGGTGACGGTCAGCTTGATGTAGCCGTCATAGACGCCGGTCTTGTCGCGCTTGACTTCGGCGAGCACGATGCCCTTTTCCTTGATCATGATCGGCGCCGAAACCATGTTGACGTCGGCAACCTGATTGCGGATGAGGCCGGCCAGCAGCGCACTCGTCAGCGCCTTGGTGTTCATGCCCGCGGTAACGCCGTCATAGAGGATCTCGATTTCCTTGATCGGATCGTCCGTCACCTGGCCGACGAAAGCGCCGAGAACGTCGGCAAGCTTGATGAACGGCTTTAGGATCGGCGCTTCCTCAGCGGTGATCGAGGGCATGTTGATGGCGTTGGAAACCGCGCCCTTGACGAGATAATCCGACATCTGCTCGGCGACCTGCAGAGCGACATTCTCCTGCGCTTCGGTGGTCGATGCGCCAAGATGCGGCGTG comes from the Rhizobium sp. NXC24 genome and includes:
- a CDS encoding lysophospholipid acyltransferase family protein, with translation MGASQRNIFENITGRPATAWLAKPAAVAIVLFARAITAVRAIWSESGVPTGRCVYFANHSSHGDFILIWAVLPPRLRRRTRPVAGADYWLKSKLNSFIGRDVFNAVLIERDREARTEDPIEQMAAAIDAGSSLILFPEGTRNLTDAPLQPFKSGLFHLARMRPDIDLVPVWINNLNRVMPKGEFVPIPLICTVTFGEALRIGADEEKADFLARAQAALLALSPKQMGSGE